The sequence CCCCCTCCTATTCTATTTCAACTGCACCAAAACGGCAGACTTCTTTACATTTACCGCATTTAATGCATGTTTCACTATTGATTTTATGTGGTTTCTTGACTTCACCATCTATTGCTCCTACAGGGCAATTTCTCTTACATAATCCGCAACCTATACACTTGTCCTCTAGAATAGAGAAACTTATAAGGTTCTTACATTGTTTAGCTGGACACTTTTTGTCGTAAATATGCTTTTCATACTCTTCTCTAAAATATCTTATTGTACTGAGCACGGGATTTGGCGCAGTTTGTCCAAGTCCACATAAAGAACCAGCTTTTATTTGCTCTCCTAAGTCCACAAGTAGCTCTATATCTCCGTCTTTCCCTTCGCCTTCACATATTCTGGTCAATATTTCAAGCATTCTCTTTGTACCTATCCTACAGTGGATGCATTTACCACAGGACTCTTTACGAGTAAAGTCCAGGAAGAATCTTGCCATATCAACCATACATGTAGTTTCATCCATTACAACCATACCACCAGAACCCATTATAGCTCCTGTTTTATTTATTGAATCATAGTCAACTGGAGTATCTAACAAGTACTCAGGAATACATCCGCCTGATGGTCCTCCCATTTGAACAGCTTTGATTGTCTTATTATCCTTGATACCGCCACCAATTCCAAATATTATATCTCTGATTGGAGTGCCCATAGGAACTTCAACAAGTCCGCCCTTGTTTATCTTTCCTGTTAAGGCAAATACCTTTGTTCCTTTACTTTTTTCTGCTCCTATTGCTGCAAAAGCTTCTCCTCCATTTGCTAGTATCCAAGGTACATTGGCATATGTTTCAACATTATTTATATTAGTTGGCTTATCCCAATAGCCTTTTTGTGCTGGGAAAGGTGGTTTTAGCCTTGGCATTCCTCTTTCACCTTCTAGTGATGCAATAAGGGCTGTTTCCTCACCACAAACAAATGCTCCTGCTCCAGCCTTTATTCTTAAATGGAAGCTAAATTTATTAAGTCCAAGAATATTATCTCCTAGGAATCCTCTTTTTTCTGCCTCATCTATGGCTTCTTGAAGTCTTATAATAGCTAAAGGATACTCTGCTCTTACATAAACAACTCCTTCATTTGCACCTATGGCATAGCCACCTATAATCATACCTTCAATTAGACTATGTGGGTCACCTTCAAGTATACTTCTGTCCATAAATGCACCTGGATCTCCCTCATCAGCATTACATACTATATATTTTGGAGTATCCTTACTTTGAAGTGCTGCATTCCACTTAAACCATGTTGGGAAGCCTGCTCCTCCTCTTCCCCTAAGCCCAGATATTTTAACTTCTTCTATTATTTTCTCTGGGTCCAATTCCTTTAAGCATCTTTCTAATCCCTTGTATCCACCATTTGCTATATACTCATCTATGCATTCTGGGTTTATAATACCACAGTTTCTAAGTGCCATTCTCTTTTGAATATCTATACCATTTTTATCTTCATCACTTATTTTATACTCAGCAACTACTTGCCCATTTTTTATATGTTTTTCAATTATCTCGGAAGCCATTTCTGGTGTTACCTTAACATAAGTAGTTTTATTGCCTTCATCATCTATAACATCTACTATAGGCTCAAGATAACATGTACCTATACATCCTGTTAGTGTAAGCTCAGCATCTAAACCTAAGCTATTAAGTCCGCTTTCTAGTGCAGTATAGACTTTATTAGCTCCTGCTGCTATACCACAACTACCCTGTCCAACAACTATTTTCATGTCTAGGCCTCCTTACTCTCTTTATTTTTGATTTCTCTCAATATTTCCTTAGTCTTCTGTGGAGTTAATTTTCCATATGTCTCTCCATTAATCATCATTACTGGAGATAAACTGCAACATCCAAGGCATGCCACATTATTGAATGTGAAAAGGTTATCCTCTGTGGTTTGACCTTCAAGTATTCCAAGTTCTTCATAAATAGCCTCTT comes from Proteiniborus sp. DW1 and encodes:
- a CDS encoding NADH-quinone oxidoreductase subunit NuoF, whose product is MKIVVGQGSCGIAAGANKVYTALESGLNSLGLDAELTLTGCIGTCYLEPIVDVIDDEGNKTTYVKVTPEMASEIIEKHIKNGQVVAEYKISDEDKNGIDIQKRMALRNCGIINPECIDEYIANGGYKGLERCLKELDPEKIIEEVKISGLRGRGGAGFPTWFKWNAALQSKDTPKYIVCNADEGDPGAFMDRSILEGDPHSLIEGMIIGGYAIGANEGVVYVRAEYPLAIIRLQEAIDEAEKRGFLGDNILGLNKFSFHLRIKAGAGAFVCGEETALIASLEGERGMPRLKPPFPAQKGYWDKPTNINNVETYANVPWILANGGEAFAAIGAEKSKGTKVFALTGKINKGGLVEVPMGTPIRDIIFGIGGGIKDNKTIKAVQMGGPSGGCIPEYLLDTPVDYDSINKTGAIMGSGGMVVMDETTCMVDMARFFLDFTRKESCGKCIHCRIGTKRMLEILTRICEGEGKDGDIELLVDLGEQIKAGSLCGLGQTAPNPVLSTIRYFREEYEKHIYDKKCPAKQCKNLISFSILEDKCIGCGLCKRNCPVGAIDGEVKKPHKINSETCIKCGKCKEVCRFGAVEIE